ATGATGATTAGGGCTATTAAAAGAACCTCCTCTCTTCGGATGGATGGAGATCATTGCAGAGATCGATCGATCATCATCGGCTTTTTCCAACGATGTATACTCTGAGATATTGCATCGTCATCCATCGGAATTCACAGAACTACTTCATTATCGATCATCAAATACATACTcttacaaaaagatatatatatatatagggttttgaagaagaggaagaatgaAGAAGCGAGAAACAGAGAGttttgatttctctctctctctctctctctctctcaaaaaaggACGATTGAAGAAGGAAGCGTTAATCACACGTACGGGGGCTCTCTCAACggttcaaaataaaaaaaggaaattttataATCACAACGgtcatatattaattaataattaagcaaattaattaagagatgtgtctttgtttgtttaatttcctttttaatatatatatatatatatatatcaattatcacaacggtaacaaacaaaatattacgtTGGGACTGGGCTGCATCTTCCGTTGAGAGCAACAGAGCATCATGGCTAGCTGGCTTGGAACAACAAAAGGTCAAAATTGAACGGATTTGAGAGACAAAGGGAGAAACTTGaataacacttttatattttgcTTGACTGTCTTATTAGATTTTTACATCTCTTCTTTTATATACAAGTGTAGAACAATCTAAACACAAACTAAAGCAACCTTATCCTCCAGCTGTAGTTGGTGACTCAACGCTTTGAGGTTGCAGAACGTTGAACCTGTTTGGACTGGAGTGGAGTGTCTTTACCGTACTACTAACGTTCCTCTGTTTTGAAGAGGAGACTGCTTTTGTCTTTGTCACCTTGTGCTGACTTTGTGTTTGGGCTTCGAGTGGTATTGAATTGTCGAGGCCTAACAAAGGTGTTGGATCCTTGTCTTCTACACTCTCCCTCAAACTTGGCGTGGGCGTTGTCGGACCAGAGGACACACCAAGTTTGCGTCGAAGATCATCAAACATTGGTTTGGAtaatgacttggtgaagatatcaGCAATTTGGAGATGAGCTGGGATGTGATGTGTCTCGATGTACCCCAAAGCCACTCGTTCGCGAATGTAGTGAAAATCTTTATCAAAGTGTTTGGTCCTGTTGTGAAGAGCTGGATTTGCAGAGAGATATACTGCTGAAAGATTGTCACAGAAGACCGTTGTTGGTTGATACTGGGATATACCAATGTCACGGAGCAGAGATGAGATCCAAGTGAGTTCTTTTGCGACAACTGAGAGGGTTCTGTACTCTGCTTCGGTGGAGGAATTTGATATTGTTGGCTGTCTTTTGGCAGACCAAGATATTAACGTGGAGCCTAAGAAGATGCAGAATCCTCCAGTTGATCGTCTGGTTTCTTTACAGCCTGCATAATCGCTGTCACAGAAGGCTGATAGTGTGGGATTGCCATGCTTCTTGATTGGTAGACCCATGGCACGAGTTCCTTTTATATATCTGAGAATCCGTTTGAGCATACTGAAGTCGGAGTTGGTTGGAGCATGcattttttgacaaacaaagtTCACAGCGTATTGAAGATCAGGACGTGTGATAGTTAAATATTGCAGCTTACCAGCCAAGCTCCTGTAGTAGGTAGGTTCTTAGAATGGTCTTGTATCAGGTTTGTCATTCGGTTGTGGAAGTGGCGTTGGCATGGGGTTACATTCTGCCATTCCAGCTTGAAAGAGTATATCTGAAGCATATGCAGTTTGATGCAGAAACATGCCATCCTTAGTCGTCTCAATCTCTATGCCAAGAAAATAGCGAGGTGGACCAAGATCTTTCATAGAGAACCGAGAATTGAGAGACTCAAGCAACTGTTGTAGAAGTTGTTGATCATTTCCTATAAGGAGAATGTCATCAACGTAGAGTGAAGGATCAGCCATACTGCAGACAAACCCAAAATCAAGGAGAAAGTTACTGAATGTGTCAAACCACGCACGTGGAGCTTGTTTTAGCCCATAGAGAGCCTTTGTGAGACGACACACATGATCAGGCTTGTCCGGATCAACAAATCCGGCTGGTTGATACATATAGACAGGTTCCTGTAATTCACCATATAAGAAGGCATTTGAAACATCAAGTTGCTTGATGGGCCAACCAAGTGCTGTTGCAGTGTCGAGAACGAGTCGAATGGTAGCAGTACGAACCACTGGACTGAATGTTTCTAAGTAGTCCACCCCTTCTTCTTGACCAAAACCCTTAGCAACGAGACGTGCTTTTAGCTTATCCACCTCTCCATCAGGTTTCAATTTAGTTTTGAAAACCCATTTTGAGTCCAAGATATTCATATCTTCGGTTGGAGGAGTGAGAGACCAAGTTTTGAGCAGGTAAATTCTTCTTATCTCTTCCATAACAGCATCATTCCACCCCGGATGTTTCATAGCAGAGACAATGCCTTTGGGCTCATTATGCATGGATTTAGCGACAACAAGAGCATACCGAGTGTTAGGCTTGTGTATCCCAGCTTTGGACCTAGTTACCATCGGATGTGCATTGATGTCCTGGTCTTGACCATGCTCTTCAACAACAACCTGTTCATGATCTGAAACATTATCGTCAGACTCCTCTGTATTAGTTCCTTGATCATGCTCATTGTCTATATGACCAGTTCCTTGATCATGCTCATTGTCTATATGACCTTGTTCTTCGACAGCTGGAACCTGATTCTGAACCTCAGTAAACACAGGTTTCGATAGACATTGAGGAGAGGAAGGTGTTGGATCCTTGGAGGGAGGATCAGTAGCATGCCAGGCTTGCAGAAGTGGAGTTTTGTAGTTCGGCACCAGATGTTTGTAGTTCGCTTTGAATGGAAGAACTTCCTCATCAAAGACAACATGTCTGGAGATGTAGATTTTGTCGGTTGGTGGATATAGGCATCTGTAACCCTTGTATTGACTGTGATAACCGACGAAGACACATTGCAATGACCGAggatcaaatttattttctgcaaGTGGTCGCAGACATGGATAACATGCTGATCCGAATACACGCAGGGACGAGTaatcttgtttttgatgaaacaaagattCAGAGGGGCTTACATTTTGCAGAGCAGAGGTGGGAAGCACGTTGATGATGTGATTAGCTGTGTAGAACGCCTCTAACCAGAATTTTTGAGGAGTGTGACTATGAAACATCATTGACAAACCAAGTTCAACCAAATGACGATGCTTTCTCTCTGCAATACCGTTTTGTTGCGGCGTATAAGGACACAAAATTCTGTGATGTATACCATTTTCACTGAGATGAGCTTTGAGCCGGTTGCTTGTGAACTCTCCACCACCGTCACTCTGAAACTCCTTAATACGAGTGTTGAGCTGATTTTCTACTAATTTTTGAAAGGCAGTAAAGACAGTAAAGAACTCAGACTTGGCTCGTAGAGGATAAAACCAGGAGAATCGAGAGAATGTATTTAAAACCTTGGTTCGATACAACCGGTGAAGGTCCCCAAAGATCACAGTGAATTCGATCTAGGGGTTTCAAAACACGAGAATCAGaagtaaaaaaacttaatcTAGAGTTCTTCCCCATCTGGCAAGGCTCACAAATGGAGGTTGTTTTGCTCTTATTAACTTGAATGTCCTTGCTTGATTGAAGTTGCTGGAGAATCTTGTTGTTAGAGTGACCAAGTCGATGAAGCCAAACTTCCTCACTAGCTGCACATTGTCGATTGGAATAGAATGTCTGAAGCACTTGATTCTCCAACACATACAGGCCACTACTACGAGGACCCCTGGACACTACCTTCTGAGTGTTGATATCAATAACACATACTTTATTAGAGTCAAAATATACTCCACACGGATAATCATCACAAAGCTTGGACACAGATAGAAGAGATTTCTTTATGTCTAGACAAACTAGAACATCATTTAAAGGAATGGTACCTTTTGATGAAGAGATGGTAGTCGATCCAGTGTGAGTGATAGGAAGGAAGGTTCCATCACCAACCTGAACCGTATCATTCCCAGTGTAGGCAGAAGCAGAGTGGAGCATGTTTGTAGAGGAAGTGACATGAGCGGAAGCACCAGAGTCAGGATGCCACTCCCTACCTGTGTCATCGGAGATTTGCAGAGTAGATAAGGCCTGAGGAACCTCGGTTTGATAGTTGTTATCAAACCTGTTGTAGCACTTGATAGCTGTGTGTCCTACACAACCGCAGATTTGACAGACTGGTCTTTGTCCAGTAGGTTGAGAAGAGGACTGATGCTGCGAGAAACCTCGACCTCTGGTTGAGTAGCCTCCTCTGCCCTTGCTTTGATTGAAGCGACTGCCTCTCCCTCGTTGTGTAGACGAGTACTGTGGATCAGAAGGATTTGTCTTTTGCGTGTTGAAGACAAGGTGAGGTGTGGTCGCATATGTATTCTCGTAGGACTGGAGCTTGCTGTCAAACCCTTGAACCTCCGAGATGACATCATTGAAGGTCGGAGCTGGAAGTTTTCTCAGAGAGCTTTGTATCACCGTTGTAATCGGGTCGTACTCTCTGCCAAGACCATTGAGGAACCCAAATATCTTCATAGATTCGTCCACCGGTTTCCCAATGGAGCTTAGAGAGTCGCAGATGGTCTTGAACTCTCGACAATAGGCAGTCAGAGACTTATCTCGTTTGGACAACAGCTGGAGACTCCGACGGAGAGAGAACTCCCTGGCAACGCTGCTCTTATTGAAGTTCTCTACAAGGGAAATCCAGATCTGACGTGAGGTGGCTAGACTGTGGACATGACCGAGGACTTCTTCTGATAGAGTACCGAACAACCAAGATCTGACGAGCTGATCGGTGCAGAACCAAGCTTCATACTCAGGATTCGGAACGTCGGTGCTGGCTTCACCATTGACAACAAGGCGTGTTTGGGCTGGAACCGTGACAGCTCCATTGACGAACCCAATAAGCTTTTGACTGGACAGTAAGGACTCAAACTGTATCTTCCACAACAAGTAGTTGGTGTCATTGAGCTTCAGTGTAACAGAACTTGAAACATGAACATTATCCGGGAAAGGATAGGTCGCCATTGTTTTACCTGTGAAGGTTTAcagtggctctgataccatgaacgAATTTGAGAGACAAAGGGAGAAACTTGaataacacttttatattttgcTTGACTGTCTTATTAGATCTTTACATCTCTTCTTTTATATACAAGTGTAGAACAATCTAGACACAAACTAAAGCAACCTTATCCTCCAGCTGTAGTTGGTGACTCAACGCTTTGAGGTTGCAGAACGTTGAACCTGTTTGCACTGGAGTGGAGCGTCTTTACCGTACTACTAACGTTCATCTGTTTTGAAGAGGAGACTGCTTTTGTCTTTGTCACCTTGTGCTGACTTTGTGTTTGGGCTTCAAGTGGTATTGAATTGTCGAGGCCCAACAAAGGTGTTGGATCTCGTATCTCTCAGTCTGGTTTAACTGTTTGAAGCATCACTACTATACTATAGTACTGTTCCGGCAACTAAAATTGTTTCCTGTTGTAAACCAATCAGTTTGGACTTGGACCAATGAAACTCCGAAAATCTTTGGTTTAGTCCCCCCTCATCGTTTGTGAGAGGACTAAAATATGTTTGGACCAATTAAACTCCATTAGTATATGTTTATCTCTGAATCCTACTGATGCTTTAAACCAGGATTGAAACTGTTATCTGTTATTCTAGTGAGTTTATGGTGTTTGCAGTTATTTCATGAGAAAGAGTTAATATGTCACTTTCATATAccctctctgtctctctattTAAGACTCTGTTTCTAATCTCTTGGCGAGTTCCCCTAATTAAACAGGTTCTGTTTCTGCGTTACTCATCATGCGTTTCCTTTCTATGCATGAGTCTACCTTAGTTTCATTGTACAGTGCACTATATAAGCTCTCTTTACAAGAAAGATAGGTATATGTATTCCACGCTCGACAAGTATTTCATTGCATCTTGGATACCTATCTGGTGGCTCTACACTAATTGAATCTTAAGTGGTACGCATAAGatcttatcttatcttttttgttttctttcttaaaacGAGTTTGCTCTGTTACCAGATTTATCGAAGAAACACTCCATGCAATAACCAATTCTAACATGCATACATAATTTTagctatatatatctcttaAGATGGGCATATTGGCATAGTAATGATCTTAAGTGGAATGGTCAACTTTGGGAATGGAGACTCGTCCCTTTTTTTCCTACTCTCCATTGCTATGATACATACGTCTGACTTGTAGTTTGACCTAAGTGCCAGCCGGAAGTTTGACCGCTGGTAAGTACCTTGAGATGTACTGCATCGCCAGTTCTTGGAATTCCCCATCTTCAATTCCACCTTGAGGTAAATGTTCTTCTTCCCACGCACTATCCAAGTTACTCGGCTGTTCCATCGGATATACATTGTTATGCGCAAGATCGATAGACGGCAGCTGTGGCGACTGTAGAGGAAAGTGCTGAAATGTTGAAAGACGAGCTTGAACATGAGCAAGCTCTGCTTGTAGATTCATCACCTAAATTCACACAGTCTTGCTTGtaagtttctatatatatatatatatatatataataagtcaTTAAGTTGTGTTCTACAAAAGATGTTTTGAATGAAGAACCTGGTgctgaagagagaagagatggcCAACAGAGCCATAAACAGGATCACGAAGCCTAGCCATGGCCTCGTAACAGAGCGTGATCACTGCGTCAAATCGCTTGTGCAAAGGCAATCTCANGTCAATGTAAGTTTCTGTATACTATTGAATGATCGGCCGCTTATTTATTCATTTcacatctttttatttcttggtCTTTACGTGAATACTACTCTTGTACTATATAAATTCTAATATATCTTCGTATGAACAATTAATATGGGTTCCAAAATTCGATGTTATAAATGATCTTCTGCTAACATGTTCTAGATATTTAGTGTAAAAGTTAAAGAAAGCCTAGCAAAGACAATTATTCACAAGATTGTATGTATACGCAACTAAACTAGTATACTGTCATGAAGATATGAATATACGCAATGATGAAAAGATCGATGTCAAAGAGCACAAACCACGTGTGATCGATTCATCTAGCTCAAATGTCCATAACCCTAAAAACCCTttgcattttcaaaaattacgTACATATATTCTAGCCCTAGCGGGCCCTCCCCATGCACATTTCTTTTCATACTATCACATCTCCTGTCACACTCACTCTCTTTCTTTACGTATGTAGACGGACTTGAGTGTATACATGTATGTATAGATATCCCCACATGAACTCATAGACATTGAAAATGTAGGAAGGAGAGAGATCTTGAAATGTCGACTGATTCATAATTTCATACCATAACCCTATACATAACAGCACATCATCNGGGGGGGGGGGagtagagatagagagagagagagagagagagagacagaaggAGTTGGGTTGTTTATTTACATCAAGGCAACTCGATGAACTAATTtcaacatttatataaataaatgaaaagtgtTTGGGTTTTGACT
The Camelina sativa cultivar DH55 chromosome 6, Cs, whole genome shotgun sequence genome window above contains:
- the LOC104699456 gene encoding LOB domain-containing protein 19-like, with product MNQSTFQDLSPSYIFNVYEFMWGYLYIHYTETYIDXRLPLHKRFDAVITLCYEAMARLRDPVYGSVGHLFSLQHQVMNLQAELAHVQARLSTFQHFPLQSPQLPSIDLAHNNVYPMEQPSNLDSAWEEEHLPQGGIEDGEFQELAMQYISRYLPAVKLPAGT